The Hymenobacter sp. GOD-10R genome includes a window with the following:
- a CDS encoding M13 family metallopeptidase, with product MNNFHSFFWAALAGSSLALTGCASTGKAPQSATTSATPSQTAANPGPVLKGVGLDMADLDRSVSPCDDFFQYSGGNWLKNNPVPAYASSWGPRNLLSDRTQALLRQILEDAAAATNAPAGSNAQKVGDYYASGMDSVAIEKAGLTPLTPELNRINAIKDLKTLQTTLAHEQALGTGAFFRAGVGQDRKNSTVYAVNLGQGGLSMPDRDYYLKDDARSKTVRTAYVAYMTNTFKLMGDTEAAAAKKAAAVLRLETKLAEASKSRVELRDPYANYNKMTLKDFNAQFPAVGLPVMLAQNGLGAAQEVIVGQPAFFKELNTLLKTEPLTDVKTYLMWQLVSSVAPALPTAYADEAFRFAQVQSGAKQQPARWKRMLAATDNTLGEAFGQLYVDKAFSPEAKQKALDMLSNIKASMAEHIQSNTWMSDATKAEALKKLNALRVKIGYPDKWKDYSALTITRESYLKNVLSAREWSYKQNVKKYGGPIDRTEWGMTPPTINAYYSPPLNEIVFPAGYLQPPFFDPNADDAVNYGAIGGVMGHEMTHGFDDQGRQYDAEGNLRDWWTPADATEFTKRTDVVGRQYDAFSPLDSVHVNGKLTMGENLADFAGLTIVYAALQKHLQKKYGNNPRPLYDGFTPEQRFFLSWAQLRRTNIRPEALRQQILTDPHSPGQYRTIGPLMNMPEFYEAFSCKEGQKMVRATADRAKIW from the coding sequence ATGAATAACTTCCATTCCTTCTTCTGGGCCGCTCTGGCAGGGTCTAGCCTAGCCCTGACTGGTTGCGCAAGCACGGGCAAGGCACCCCAAAGCGCAACGACCAGCGCGACACCTAGCCAAACTGCGGCTAACCCAGGGCCCGTGCTGAAAGGCGTGGGCCTTGATATGGCCGACCTAGACCGCTCAGTGTCACCTTGCGATGATTTCTTTCAATACTCGGGTGGCAACTGGCTTAAAAACAACCCCGTGCCGGCGTATGCCTCAAGTTGGGGGCCGCGCAACTTACTGAGTGACCGCACGCAAGCTTTGCTGCGACAAATCTTGGAGGATGCTGCGGCTGCTACCAACGCGCCAGCCGGAAGTAATGCGCAAAAAGTAGGCGACTACTACGCCTCGGGCATGGATTCGGTAGCAATTGAAAAAGCTGGTCTGACGCCGCTTACCCCAGAGCTCAACCGCATCAACGCCATCAAAGACCTGAAAACGTTGCAAACGACGCTAGCACACGAGCAAGCGCTGGGCACGGGCGCTTTCTTCCGAGCAGGCGTGGGGCAAGACCGTAAAAACAGCACCGTGTATGCGGTGAACCTTGGGCAAGGCGGCCTGAGCATGCCCGACCGCGACTATTACTTGAAAGACGACGCGCGCTCGAAAACGGTGCGTACGGCTTACGTGGCCTACATGACCAACACGTTCAAGCTGATGGGCGACACCGAAGCGGCGGCTGCGAAGAAAGCCGCTGCCGTGCTTCGGTTGGAAACTAAGCTAGCGGAAGCTAGCAAAAGCCGAGTGGAGTTGCGCGACCCCTACGCCAACTACAACAAGATGACGCTGAAGGATTTCAATGCTCAGTTTCCGGCAGTTGGTCTGCCCGTTATGCTCGCCCAAAACGGACTTGGTGCTGCCCAGGAAGTAATCGTCGGGCAGCCGGCTTTTTTCAAGGAGCTGAATACGCTGCTCAAGACCGAGCCGCTAACCGACGTCAAAACCTACCTGATGTGGCAGCTGGTTAGCTCCGTAGCACCAGCGCTGCCTACCGCCTACGCCGACGAGGCCTTTCGGTTTGCGCAAGTGCAGAGTGGGGCCAAGCAGCAGCCCGCCCGCTGGAAGCGCATGCTAGCAGCCACCGACAACACCCTAGGGGAAGCGTTTGGTCAGCTCTACGTGGACAAGGCTTTTTCGCCAGAAGCCAAGCAGAAAGCACTGGACATGCTAAGCAACATCAAGGCGTCGATGGCCGAGCACATCCAGAGCAACACCTGGATGAGCGACGCCACCAAGGCCGAAGCCCTGAAAAAGCTGAATGCACTTCGGGTGAAGATTGGCTACCCGGATAAGTGGAAAGACTACTCCGCCCTGACCATTACGCGCGAGTCGTATCTGAAGAACGTGCTCAGCGCCAGAGAATGGTCGTACAAGCAGAATGTGAAGAAGTACGGCGGCCCCATCGACCGCACCGAGTGGGGCATGACGCCACCCACCATCAATGCCTACTATAGCCCGCCACTCAACGAAATCGTATTTCCAGCGGGGTACTTGCAGCCACCCTTCTTCGATCCGAACGCTGACGACGCCGTGAACTACGGCGCCATTGGGGGCGTGATGGGCCACGAAATGACGCACGGCTTCGACGACCAAGGCCGGCAGTACGACGCCGAAGGCAACCTGCGGGATTGGTGGACGCCCGCCGACGCTACCGAGTTTACGAAGCGCACGGATGTTGTTGGCCGCCAGTATGACGCCTTCTCGCCACTCGATTCGGTGCACGTAAACGGTAAGCTCACGATGGGTGAAAACCTAGCTGACTTTGCCGGGCTCACCATTGTGTATGCCGCGCTGCAAAAGCACTTGCAGAAGAAATACGGTAACAACCCACGCCCGCTCTACGATGGCTTCACGCCCGAGCAACGCTTCTTCCTAAGCTGGGCCCAGCTCCGTCGTACCAATATTCGCCCGGAAGCCTTACGCCAGCAAATCCTTACCGACCCGCACTCGCCGGGCCAGTACCGCACCATCGGGCCGCTGATGAACATGCCGGAGTTTTACGAGGCCTTCAGCTGCAAAGAGGGACAGAAAATGGTGCGGGCCACCGCCGACCGCGCTAAAATCTGGTAA
- a CDS encoding lipopolysaccharide biosynthesis protein, with amino-acid sequence MSTIASPKSLTSAAVRGVQWTTAASVATALMQIGYTAIMARLLDPAAFGLVAMAGVVLRFGTYFAEMGIGHAIVQRSTISQDDVRASFTASLGLGAVVTVLACLLAPLATFFLNNEAVVSLVRFQSLGFVFVGLGMTATSLLRREMRFEVLAKIEVAAYILGYGGVGVTLAWATSKGLLHIGGVWSLIAGTLAQQLLVAIMSYLVVRHSMKLIFKWNAYKQLLGYGSRVSIISFLEFINGNLDTMLIGRLLGPVLLGIYNRAYMLLYLPMYFLTNSLARVAFPAFSKVKDDVARVRSLYLTSSTLVATVVMPLCAGVAVAAPELVEMLLGPRWAASVPILRVLCISIPLSMTTLFAGVVADARANLRQKIILNIEFMLLLASLFGLLRSFGLAGIAAAIGTGEVVRTFLYMRITHNDIGIPYRRLFAIYVPGLINAAAVGTGLLVVSLLIRPLHLPTLVTLLVQMLTGAIVLGAVVLRWPSPELRSPLQQLLSRLQQLSVIPAAGRALLLRYEMFLERRKALLFSFDPLSSSMPS; translated from the coding sequence ATGAGTACTATTGCTAGCCCTAAAAGCCTTACGTCGGCGGCGGTTCGCGGCGTACAATGGACCACCGCTGCCTCCGTGGCAACGGCGCTTATGCAGATTGGCTACACCGCCATTATGGCCCGCTTGCTCGACCCGGCGGCGTTCGGCTTAGTGGCCATGGCAGGTGTGGTGCTCCGCTTCGGCACCTACTTCGCCGAGATGGGCATTGGTCATGCCATCGTGCAGCGGTCTACCATCAGCCAAGACGACGTGCGCGCCTCCTTTACCGCTTCCTTGGGGCTAGGTGCCGTAGTTACCGTCCTAGCTTGCTTGCTAGCGCCCTTGGCTACCTTCTTTCTGAACAATGAGGCGGTGGTATCGCTGGTGCGGTTTCAGTCGCTGGGCTTCGTTTTCGTGGGCCTCGGCATGACGGCGACGAGCTTGCTGCGCCGGGAAATGCGCTTTGAAGTACTCGCCAAAATAGAAGTAGCGGCTTATATCCTTGGGTACGGTGGTGTGGGTGTTACCCTAGCCTGGGCCACGAGCAAGGGCTTATTACACATCGGAGGCGTTTGGAGCCTCATTGCGGGTACTCTCGCTCAGCAACTCTTAGTAGCCATCATGAGCTACTTGGTCGTGCGCCACTCCATGAAGCTCATCTTTAAGTGGAACGCTTACAAGCAGTTGCTGGGCTACGGCAGCCGGGTTTCAATTATCAGCTTTCTAGAGTTCATCAATGGCAACCTCGACACCATGCTTATTGGACGGTTGCTAGGTCCGGTGCTGCTGGGCATTTACAACCGCGCTTACATGCTGCTGTATCTGCCCATGTACTTCCTGACCAACAGCTTGGCGCGGGTTGCCTTCCCAGCGTTTAGCAAAGTGAAGGATGACGTAGCGCGTGTGCGTTCGTTGTACCTCACTAGCAGCACGTTGGTAGCCACGGTAGTAATGCCGCTGTGCGCGGGAGTAGCCGTAGCGGCGCCCGAGCTGGTCGAGATGCTGCTAGGTCCGCGCTGGGCTGCTTCGGTGCCGATTCTGCGCGTGCTGTGTATCTCTATCCCGCTGAGCATGACCACACTTTTCGCCGGAGTAGTAGCCGATGCTCGCGCCAACCTACGGCAGAAGATTATTCTCAACATCGAGTTTATGCTTCTGCTGGCTAGCTTGTTCGGGTTGCTCCGCAGCTTTGGCTTGGCCGGTATTGCGGCGGCTATTGGCACCGGTGAAGTGGTGCGAACTTTCCTCTACATGCGCATCACCCACAACGATATTGGTATTCCGTATCGTCGGCTGTTTGCCATCTATGTACCGGGACTGATCAATGCGGCGGCGGTTGGCACTGGCCTCCTAGTCGTGTCGCTGCTGATTCGTCCACTGCACCTACCAACGCTGGTTACGCTCTTAGTGCAAATGCTGACGGGTGCCATCGTGCTAGGTGCCGTGGTGTTGCGCTGGCCCTCACCCGAGCTCCGCTCGCCACTCCAACAGCTCTTATCGCGCCTTCAGCAACTGTCGGTGATACCGGCTGCTGGGCGGGCGCTGCTGCTTCGCTACGAAATGTTCTTGGAACGACGGAAGGCATTGCTCTTCTCCTTCGATCCGCTTTCTAGCTCTATGCCTTCATGA
- a CDS encoding polysaccharide biosynthesis/export family protein, protein MLFSSHCGRRNPLLGLLFALLSLLGLEGCITQSKLPYLQGAKYSTETPTNIDNAPPAYHIQPNDVLSVRVQSAQSSLTEQFNLNGTQSIYSGDPGTLYLSGYPVDEAGNVTLPTAGKVSVRNLTIEQAQRVIQQQVTRYIRDANVLVKLLSFKITVLGEVRTPGRYFIYNPQATLLEGLGMAGDLTEFGNRKNIKLIRQTAKGSEVVLLNLTDPKLLQSPYYYLRPNDALYVEPLRARAARGNVTNLALVFSGISAVVLLLTFALDKK, encoded by the coding sequence ATGTTGTTTTCTTCACATTGCGGGCGGCGAAATCCTTTGCTAGGACTGTTGTTCGCCCTTTTGTCGCTGCTAGGGTTGGAAGGCTGCATAACTCAAAGCAAACTACCCTATCTGCAGGGTGCTAAGTATTCTACAGAAACTCCAACAAACATCGATAATGCTCCGCCCGCTTACCATATTCAACCTAATGACGTGCTCAGCGTCCGCGTGCAGAGCGCCCAATCCTCTCTTACAGAACAATTTAACTTAAACGGCACTCAATCAATCTATTCTGGTGACCCAGGCACTTTGTACTTGTCAGGTTACCCAGTAGATGAAGCTGGCAACGTGACCCTCCCCACAGCTGGCAAGGTTTCTGTGCGCAATCTGACCATCGAGCAAGCACAACGAGTTATCCAACAGCAAGTAACGCGTTACATCCGCGACGCCAATGTGCTGGTCAAGCTGCTTAGCTTTAAGATAACCGTGCTAGGTGAGGTACGCACACCGGGTCGCTATTTTATCTATAACCCGCAAGCCACTTTGTTGGAGGGGCTAGGCATGGCCGGCGACCTAACGGAATTCGGCAACCGCAAGAATATTAAGCTTATCCGCCAAACAGCTAAAGGCTCGGAGGTAGTGCTGTTGAACCTAACTGATCCTAAACTACTCCAATCACCATACTACTACCTCCGTCCAAACGATGCGCTGTACGTAGAACCGCTACGCGCCCGTGCGGCCCGGGGCAACGTTACCAACCTAGCCCTCGTCTTTTCGGGCATCTCGGCGGTAGTGCTGCTACTGACCTTTGCCCTCGACAAGAAATAA
- a CDS encoding cation diffusion facilitator family transporter, translating into MNDSPTQPSSKQPSSKTAIFGALAANLAIAVIKFAAAIFTGSSAMLSEGIHSVVDTGNEWLLLLGLKRSQRPADERRPFGYGRDLYFWSFVVSICIFAIGGGMSIYEGIEHLKNPSPITDPTWNYVVLGLAFCFDGASFLLARRTFNAQRGRQTFWSAFRRSKDPATFVVLFEDTADLLGLIVAFLGVFLSHQLQNPYLDGVASLVIGAILVTVAGLLIRESQSLLLGETAEPALLQQLTVLAQATPAIHRVATPMTTYLSPEEILVVLRAEFHPELSAEQVTQAVAELCTTIQAQHPEVKHLFVQPTFLSKSPDSVTSAPAISAESK; encoded by the coding sequence TTGAACGATTCGCCGACCCAACCCTCCTCGAAGCAGCCATCGTCCAAAACGGCGATTTTCGGAGCGCTAGCCGCTAACCTAGCTATTGCCGTTATCAAGTTTGCGGCGGCCATCTTTACGGGCAGCTCGGCTATGCTGTCGGAGGGCATTCACTCAGTAGTGGATACCGGCAATGAATGGCTTCTTCTGCTTGGCCTAAAGCGCAGCCAACGGCCCGCCGACGAGCGGCGCCCTTTTGGCTACGGCCGCGACTTATACTTCTGGTCGTTTGTGGTGTCTATCTGCATTTTCGCCATTGGCGGCGGCATGTCGATCTACGAAGGGATAGAGCACCTGAAAAACCCGAGCCCCATTACCGACCCCACCTGGAACTACGTGGTGCTAGGCCTAGCTTTTTGCTTTGATGGCGCTTCCTTTCTATTAGCTCGTCGCACGTTCAATGCCCAACGCGGACGGCAAACGTTCTGGTCGGCCTTCCGCCGGAGTAAAGACCCAGCAACCTTCGTGGTGCTATTCGAGGATACCGCGGATCTGCTCGGGCTCATTGTGGCCTTTTTGGGCGTTTTCTTAAGCCATCAACTGCAGAACCCCTACCTCGATGGCGTGGCCTCGCTCGTCATCGGAGCAATACTGGTGACCGTAGCGGGCCTGCTGATTCGCGAAAGCCAGAGCTTGCTCCTAGGTGAAACGGCCGAACCCGCCCTTCTACAGCAACTCACCGTGCTGGCTCAGGCGACGCCTGCTATCCATCGTGTAGCAACGCCTATGACTACCTACTTAAGCCCCGAGGAAATCTTGGTTGTGCTGCGCGCCGAGTTTCACCCGGAGCTGTCGGCCGAGCAGGTCACGCAGGCGGTTGCCGAGCTTTGTACTACTATTCAAGCCCAGCACCCGGAGGTGAAGCACCTATTTGTGCAGCCTACTTTCCTCTCCAAATCACCCGACAGCGTGACTTCAGCACCAGCCATTAGCGCCGAATCGAAATAA
- a CDS encoding TerC family protein, which yields MNVYLQDILTHPLPSLAIVGNLIIIESLLSVDNAAVLATMVSDLPRDQRYKALRYGIIGAYVFRAICIAFASYLITFWFLKPLGGLYLLYLAYDYFKAKKADHDETPDKGKSWVYKWTLGLFGKFWATVALIELMDLAFSIDNVFAVVAFTDNLILVCVGVFIGILAMRLVAQAFVTLMGKYPFLEVAAFLVIGLLGLKLLLSLFEHFQPRHPFSQFLGSYAADVGLTVLTVSMFLVPLAWAYLFPRQDNLPS from the coding sequence ATGAACGTTTACCTTCAAGATATTCTGACGCACCCGCTGCCCTCGCTTGCTATCGTTGGCAACCTGATCATCATTGAAAGCCTGCTTTCCGTCGATAATGCCGCCGTTCTGGCTACCATGGTGAGCGATTTGCCCCGCGACCAGCGCTACAAGGCGCTGCGCTACGGCATCATTGGGGCATATGTCTTCCGGGCCATATGCATTGCTTTTGCGTCTTACCTAATTACGTTCTGGTTTCTTAAACCACTGGGCGGCTTGTACTTGCTGTACTTAGCATACGATTACTTCAAAGCAAAGAAAGCTGACCACGACGAAACTCCCGATAAGGGCAAAAGCTGGGTATACAAATGGACCCTAGGCCTGTTCGGAAAGTTCTGGGCCACGGTGGCGCTCATTGAGCTAATGGACCTAGCTTTTTCCATCGACAATGTCTTTGCTGTCGTTGCTTTCACCGATAACCTGATCTTGGTGTGCGTGGGCGTGTTTATCGGCATTCTGGCTATGCGCCTGGTTGCGCAAGCCTTCGTGACCCTAATGGGGAAGTACCCCTTTCTGGAGGTTGCGGCCTTCCTGGTTATTGGTTTGCTCGGCCTCAAACTGCTGCTTTCGTTGTTTGAGCACTTCCAGCCCCGGCATCCGTTCAGCCAGTTCTTAGGTAGTTATGCCGCCGATGTGGGGCTGACCGTCCTCACCGTGTCCATGTTCTTGGTACCACTGGCGTGGGCTTACCTATTTCCCCGGCAGGATAATCTACCCTCCTAA
- a CDS encoding glycosyltransferase family 4 protein, whose translation MNILLTSLIVPTAPSGVRVHYERLASLLRAQGHTVTLVTQDSLRPVVRRVIGVVRRGLGMVFGKQIGIELTQAAEIFFAIDRSAQYDVVNAQDVSSGWAARLALRDQAPVVVTAHFNDHPAEELIHQQGFTGLTARFLHRWYNFLLSRTRFFIGVSDYVRRRSLPWLASDARHTVVYNGLAMNQPPQVPAPTTPDLRQQFAGRPVILNVGQLEARKNQRYLVQAAAELKRGQTDFVLVLVGQGEDEALLRQMIADADLSNHVFLLGYHRDIMALLRSADLYVHAALRENCPLVLIEAMAAQCPAVALAVGGIPELLADTPEALVPVTAAPSVMAERLQTLLSSATKRQELQQRQHARGEKHFDATVMLQDTLAFFELARRGTSAKSEATTTAPSIPPTFTGTLSTKERV comes from the coding sequence ATGAATATCCTGCTTACTTCACTGATTGTTCCAACGGCACCGTCGGGAGTACGCGTTCATTATGAACGCCTTGCCTCCCTGTTGCGGGCACAAGGGCACACCGTTACGCTAGTGACGCAGGATAGCCTGCGGCCCGTGGTGCGCCGGGTAATTGGGGTTGTTCGTCGGGGGCTAGGTATGGTGTTTGGCAAGCAGATCGGCATTGAGCTAACCCAGGCGGCCGAAATCTTCTTTGCCATCGACCGCTCGGCCCAGTATGATGTGGTGAATGCCCAGGACGTGAGCAGTGGCTGGGCCGCTCGCCTCGCATTGCGCGACCAAGCACCTGTCGTTGTAACGGCTCACTTCAACGACCACCCAGCCGAAGAGCTTATTCATCAGCAAGGATTTACGGGGCTCACCGCCCGCTTTTTGCACCGCTGGTACAACTTTCTGCTCAGCCGCACGCGCTTCTTTATTGGGGTTTCTGACTACGTGCGGCGGCGCAGCCTACCTTGGCTAGCTTCCGATGCCCGCCATACGGTGGTGTACAATGGCCTCGCCATGAACCAGCCGCCCCAAGTGCCCGCACCCACCACGCCCGACCTGCGCCAGCAATTTGCCGGTCGGCCAGTGATCTTGAACGTAGGGCAGCTGGAGGCGCGCAAGAACCAGCGCTACTTGGTGCAGGCCGCAGCCGAGCTCAAGCGCGGACAAACAGACTTTGTGCTGGTGCTGGTTGGTCAAGGGGAGGATGAAGCGCTGCTTCGCCAGATGATAGCTGATGCCGACCTAAGTAACCACGTCTTTCTGCTCGGCTACCACCGCGACATCATGGCCCTGCTCCGCTCCGCCGACTTGTACGTGCACGCCGCTTTGCGCGAGAACTGCCCCTTGGTACTGATCGAAGCCATGGCAGCGCAGTGTCCGGCCGTCGCGCTGGCCGTGGGCGGCATCCCGGAGCTGCTAGCCGATACCCCCGAAGCCTTGGTCCCCGTCACGGCGGCACCTAGCGTGATGGCAGAGCGGCTACAAACCTTGCTCAGTTCGGCAACCAAACGGCAGGAGCTGCAACAACGACAGCACGCCCGGGGCGAGAAGCACTTCGACGCCACCGTGATGCTGCAAGATACCCTAGCTTTTTTTGAATTAGCCCGGCGCGGCACATCGGCCAAGTCGGAGGCTACGACCACTGCGCCTTCTATCCCACCCACCTTCACAGGTACCCTTTCCACGAAAGAGCGCGTTTGA
- a CDS encoding GumC family protein, producing the protein MESRHTASDEIDLHELFFKLSKRWPLFLASVLIAGLSAWMYLQVKAPTYDFRSTLLIGNQSTGSKQAQELLQLLDPKDKGMKLEDEVGLLTSTDMLRRTLTRLPFAVSYYTVPDSWLNSVKNLQVREQAIGGVPFRVLPVPNKPQLVGVPIYVEPQQDGRYRVHADIKKGELHQLASGELVREVLGTQLDQTVRAGDTLRSPLLTAVIAPEPSYPAMPTKERFFFKLQDMPSLVGDYQNRLKVKPIEHESRILELATQGSVPSKETQFLNTLMAVYVEEDLNQKNQIGRKTITFLDNEINKIAQARLSAAEAVSSFRASAGVVDATAQSGAGIQRQSELQSAQARLATNLKYYQNMIGYMRSRRAAGQTASPSTAGIEDPAILALVQQLAKLNAERTSVALNATAINPQLLSLDEQIVNTKESLIQTLANLIRTANISLSDVNHQLAQVRTQISQMPENERRLAALRTRSDFTDKNYNLLVEKRNEAAIALATNSTDKKVVDPAKQNGIGPSAPKPGLVGLIALLAALAIPTGIVLLSDKTNRRIQSKDDLSKVTNIPLLGVVPHGTSADKQSMLHDPRSPISEAFRSIRVSLQYLSTGPDKRFIGVTSSVPGEGKTFCTVNLAAELAQGGRRVILLECDMRRPTMAGYFGIDTRRAHGLSTYLAGTSTLEEARISTDVPNLDAVCCGPIPENPTQLLESRRLSDLMQQLREDYDYVLVDIPPMGYVAEFFVLLRYLDANIYVVRQNYTDRGLVNQISELHRDQKVKQIYMIINDVHFAQTYEYRYKGKSSIY; encoded by the coding sequence ATGGAATCGCGTCATACTGCTTCCGATGAAATTGACTTGCATGAGCTGTTTTTTAAGCTCAGCAAGCGTTGGCCTCTTTTTCTAGCTTCTGTACTGATAGCTGGGCTTTCTGCCTGGATGTATCTGCAAGTGAAAGCCCCTACGTACGATTTTCGCTCTACGCTTCTGATTGGTAACCAAAGCACCGGCTCCAAGCAGGCACAGGAGCTCCTGCAACTACTTGACCCGAAGGACAAAGGCATGAAGCTGGAGGACGAAGTAGGCTTGCTTACTTCTACCGACATGCTGCGCCGCACTCTCACGCGGCTGCCCTTCGCGGTATCCTATTATACCGTGCCCGACTCGTGGCTGAACTCGGTGAAGAACCTGCAAGTGCGCGAGCAAGCTATTGGCGGCGTACCCTTTCGGGTGCTGCCCGTGCCTAATAAGCCACAGCTCGTGGGCGTGCCGATTTACGTGGAGCCGCAGCAAGACGGTCGTTACCGGGTGCATGCTGATATTAAGAAGGGTGAACTACACCAGCTAGCTTCCGGCGAACTGGTACGCGAAGTTCTAGGTACGCAACTCGACCAAACGGTGCGCGCTGGCGACACCCTCCGCAGCCCGCTGCTGACGGCCGTTATTGCACCCGAGCCTAGCTACCCAGCCATGCCAACGAAAGAGCGGTTCTTCTTCAAGCTGCAAGACATGCCTAGCTTGGTAGGTGATTACCAGAACCGCCTGAAAGTGAAACCCATCGAGCACGAGTCGCGCATCCTGGAACTCGCCACGCAGGGCTCAGTACCCAGCAAGGAAACGCAGTTTCTGAATACGCTGATGGCAGTGTACGTGGAGGAAGACCTTAACCAGAAAAACCAGATTGGTCGCAAGACCATCACCTTCCTCGACAACGAAATCAATAAGATTGCGCAGGCTCGCCTCAGTGCGGCGGAAGCAGTTAGCTCATTCCGAGCTTCGGCCGGGGTGGTAGATGCTACTGCACAGTCGGGAGCCGGCATTCAACGCCAAAGTGAGCTGCAGTCGGCACAGGCTCGCTTGGCTACCAACCTGAAATATTACCAGAACATGATCGGGTACATGCGCAGCCGCCGCGCCGCCGGTCAAACGGCTTCGCCTAGCACTGCTGGTATCGAAGATCCGGCTATCCTAGCGCTGGTGCAGCAACTTGCCAAGCTCAACGCAGAGCGGACGTCTGTGGCGCTCAACGCTACTGCTATCAATCCCCAGTTATTGAGTTTGGATGAGCAGATTGTTAATACCAAGGAGTCGCTGATCCAGACCCTAGCTAACCTGATCCGCACGGCCAATATCAGCTTGAGTGATGTAAACCACCAGCTTGCCCAGGTGCGCACGCAGATCAGTCAGATGCCAGAGAATGAGCGCCGCCTAGCGGCTCTCAGAACCCGCAGTGACTTCACCGACAAGAACTACAACCTGTTGGTAGAGAAGCGTAACGAAGCAGCTATTGCTTTGGCTACCAACAGTACTGATAAGAAAGTAGTTGATCCGGCCAAGCAGAACGGCATCGGTCCATCGGCACCCAAGCCTGGTTTAGTAGGCCTAATTGCTTTGTTGGCGGCCCTGGCCATCCCGACGGGTATTGTGCTGCTGAGCGACAAAACCAACCGTCGCATCCAGAGCAAAGACGATCTATCGAAAGTAACCAACATCCCGTTGCTAGGTGTGGTACCCCATGGCACTAGCGCCGACAAGCAGTCGATGCTGCACGATCCGCGTAGCCCCATCTCAGAAGCTTTCCGCTCGATTCGGGTGAGCTTGCAGTATCTATCTACTGGACCGGATAAGCGGTTTATCGGCGTGACGTCGTCGGTGCCGGGCGAGGGCAAGACCTTTTGCACGGTGAACCTAGCGGCCGAGCTAGCCCAGGGAGGCCGCCGCGTCATCTTGTTGGAGTGCGACATGCGCCGCCCTACGATGGCCGGTTACTTCGGCATCGATACGCGTCGGGCGCACGGCCTAAGCACTTACCTGGCTGGCACGAGCACGTTGGAAGAAGCCCGCATATCCACTGACGTGCCGAACCTAGATGCTGTGTGCTGCGGCCCAATTCCGGAGAACCCCACACAACTGCTCGAAAGCCGGCGCCTAAGCGACCTGATGCAGCAGCTGCGCGAAGACTACGACTACGTGCTGGTCGACATTCCACCCATGGGCTACGTGGCTGAGTTCTTCGTGCTACTACGCTACCTCGACGCCAACATTTATGTGGTGCGCCAAAACTACACCGACCGTGGCTTGGTGAACCAGATCAGCGAACTGCACCGCGACCAAAAGGTGAAGCAGATTTATATGATTATCAACGACGTGCATTTTGCCCAAACCTACGAGTATCGCTACAAGGGCAAATCGTCGATCTATTAG